agttttaatctgtcaggaagtttcatatcggctcacactccgctgcagagtgaaaatctcattctggaaacatcccccaggctgtggctaagccatgtctccgcaaaatcctttctttcaggagtgctagttctgcaaggttcgcagaagagcttctgtcaagtttggaaggtaggagacgaggtattggcagaattgaagctgtgaggacgggtcgtgagtcgtgcttgggtagcacagtcggtagagcacttgcccgcgaaaagcaaaggtaccgagttcgagtctcggtccgacacagagttttaatatgccaggaagtttcgtttcattAGTTCTCTCTGTTTGCTTCACTAACAttcgtcattttttttaattttgtacctTTCTTACATTATTATTGATCGATGATCGTGAGATAAATGCTCAAACGTTTACAGAAATAACATAAAATTGTTGCTTACTATTGTCAGAAAAAGTTCAACGGTCTAATTAGTTGCTTGATGATGCTCACTGATGCAAAATACAGGAGCCACTGACGCTTCCCTGTAGGCCAACGTGCAGCTCTTGTTGCCAAGACTGCGTTGTTGCAAAAGATCAAAATAATGTATCGTGAAACAAGTTATTATTCCGAACTGTGATTTCCATGCCCGAATTCGAGCTAGGCTGCGCATCTGGTTGCTGTGACTGACGAGCATTCGTTGCTCGCCATGTGTGCAGGTTAAACATTAAAATgttattcttgctgaacgtctcaaTGTGGTGTTACATTTTACCTGACTTACTGGTTTGGCCTCATGTAATGTGGAGATGATTGCCGCCATTCTGCTACAGAGAGATTTTTTTTCACAGCAAGATTGGCCTCTAGTGATGTGGAGGTCAGTTGATCTCAGGACGTTGCGGAGAAAATTATTCTCGCACCACGTCAGCctgtgaaaaagaaataaattctACAAGGGCACGCCTTCCCATTTCCTGGGGGGAGGGCAGGTAGGGGAGATGGGACAGAATGAAAGATGAAGAGCAAAAATTAGAAGAACGAATGGTGAGGGGCGGGCCGACATCAGATCGTTTACATGCCGCATGCGACACGTGGGCCACGGACTGTGCGACCCAGCACAACAGTGCATTCACTTAAGTTGGCCAGTTGCCGCCACACAGGGAGCAGCAGTGCAGTGCAGGCACCTTAACCTGTCCTTCGTTCTTCTGTGAAGCAGAAACACGCACGGAGGTAAAAATCCCTcgaatgtttctttttttatttatgttgatgatgatgacgaggtcccatactcctaggagcgtaggggacgatgcgggagacccgcaccgccgtactaggcaaggtcctagtggaggtggtttgccattgccttactccgaccgtaatggggatgaatgatgatgaagatgagacaacaacacccagacatctcgaggtaggaaaagtccctgaccccgccgggaatcgaacccgggaccccgtgcgcgggaagcgaggacgctaccgcaagaccacgagctgcggacttaaggGATGAAACCCCCTGAAGTCAAGATCGCTAGATTGTTAGCCGAAACCGAGAATCAATCCAAACAAAGAAGATTTCATGTGCGATCTTACCTTCATGGATCTCCTGGTTGACTTGATTGGTTGAATGTAGCTCGTGATCGAAACCTAAAGCTTTTTATGGAGTGATACGATATTAaagattgtacagggtgtttcaaaaatgaccggtatatttgaaacggcaataaaaactaaacgagcagcgatagaaatacaccgtttgttgcaatatgcttgggacaacagtacattttcaggcagacaaactttcgaaattacagtagttacaattgtcaacaacagatggcgctgcggtctgggaaactctatagtacgatatttgccacatatccaccatgcgtagcaataatatggcgtagtctctgaatgaaattacccgaaacctttgacaacgtgtctggcggaatggcttcacatgcagatgagatgtactgcttcagctgttcaattgtttctggattctggcggtacacctggtctttcaagtgtccccacagaaagaagtcacaggggttcatgtctggcgaatagggaggccaatccacgccgcctcctgtatgtttcggatagcccaaagcaatcacacgatcatcgaaatatttattcaggaacttaaagacgtcggccgtgcgatgtggccgggcaccatcttgcataaaccacgaggtgttcgcagtgtcgtctaaggcagtttgtaccgccacaaattcacgaagaatgtccatatagcgtgatgcagtaatcgtttcggatctgaaaaatgggccaatgattcctttggaagaaatggcggcccagaccagtactttttgaggatgcagggacgatgggactgcaacatggggcttttcggttccccatatgcgccagttctgtttattgacgaagccgtccaggtaaaaataagcttcgtcagtaaaccaaatgctgcccacatgcatatcgccgtcatcaatcctgtgcactatatcgttagcgaatgtctctcgtgcagcaatggtagcggcgctgaggggttgccgcgtttgaattttgtatggatagaggtgtaaactctggcgcatgagacgatacgtggacgttggcgtcatttggaccgcagctgcaacacggcgaacggaaacccgaggccgctgttggatcacctgctgcactaggtgcgcgttgccctctgtggttgccgtacgcggtcgccctacctttccagcacgttcatccgtcacgttcccagtccgttgcaattttgcaaacagatcctttatcgtatcgcttttcggtcctttggttacattaaacctccgttgaaaacttcgtcttgttgtaacaacactgtgttctaggtggtggtattccaataccataaaaatcctctgttctaaggaataaaccatgttgtccacagcacacttgcacgttgtgaacagcacacgcttacagcagaaagacgacgtacagaatggcgcacccacagactgcgttgtcttctatatctttcacatcacttgcagcgccatctgttgttgaaaattgtaactactgtaatttcgaaagtttgtccgcctgaaaatgtactgttgtcccaagcatattgcaacaaacggtgtatttctatcgctgctcgtttagttttcattgccatttcaaatataccggtcatttttgaaacaccctgtatctgtgacAACCGTGTACACTTATGACAAGGAAATGAAACAGTGCTCAGCAGAGTGAATTACAACGCAGAACGCAGCAAGCAAGAATGGCTACCTCACACGGTACTGCCAGGTAGCTACCACTGGATGCAACCACGACCAGTTTAACGCCTAAGTGGCACAAGCCGCCGCCAAGGGCGTCAGGTTGAGAGGGGCCTAAGGTGCTACAACTGTAAGATTTCTGTACAGGCTGTATCACAATCAGGTGTGTGCACTTGGGGTACCAAAACGAGAGAGGCGATCAAATGCAAGGTTTGTGTATAGTGCGTATCACAGTTAGTATCGGAATCTGACCACGTGTGAAACTGTATGCAGGAAAAGGGAGGGACAGGCAAATGTTACATTACACTTATCGTTTTCCAATAAtctcttggagaggagtctctgggaagTGGAAAGAGTCAAATATCATGGATATTGttcaattctaatgcagacagagttatgagctataatccttgtgaagatattcatcgctggagtagaaagagttggccaaCAGATTGTTCTTTAATTCACTTTGAAATCGATCTTTATcgcttacaagacctttgatatgctctggtaagttattgaatatatgagtacccatctatttgactcctttttgtactaatgttaaggtttaaatggttcaaatggctctgaacaatatgggacttaacttctgaggtcaccagttccctacaacttggaactacttaaacctaactaacctaaggacatcacacacaaccatgcccgaggcaggattcgaacctgcaacagtagcgctctcgcggttccagactgtagcgcctagaaccgttcggccacaccggccggctaatgttaAGCTTTCATAGTCCTTATAcatattgtttttggttctggtattataatttaATTCTAGtaactcgtttctgaattttgaaaatgttctctttgtgagaggagtttccccaaaagatgattccataacgcATTAGTGAATAGAAataggccgaataaactaacttcttcatttttaaatcacctatttctgctatatGCGTACtgtaaatgtagctgaactaacgcatttcagtaaatatggagtgtgagttttccaacttaggttgtggtcaatttatagccttaaaaatttgacactgtctacagctttaatttcattgtttgaatacattatacttacaGCGCCAGATATTCTTTGTGTTATGTCACTTgagtggaaaaatgttctcaaagAGTTTCTAGCTGCAAGCACAAACAAATTACAGTCAGCCGCAGCCTTCTCACTTTACAGATTCTGGACTAGGGAGTTGATCGGCCAACTTACAGTTAACACATGATGACACCTGATCAACCAGTGAAGGCACCCCTTGCTGTATTGAGAGACACCacagtccgccccccccccccccccccccagtgctttTGGACTATATGTGCTCTAATATAGCATACATTAACTGGGTGTCTGTAGccgttccttccccattcttgtatGTCTATCACTGCAAGTGAAACAAGACACTTTCTGATATACCACTGGTAATGATTAACAGTGGtttacaatgaaacttcctggcagattaaaactgtgtgcccgaccgagactcgaactcgggacctttgcctttcgcgggcaagtgcataaCCAAAAACTAAGTCGGTGCTTGACAACAAGGAATAACATAAACAATGTTTCCTCCAATAATAAGTTCTCCCAGAATCTAGTTTTGATCACTGAAATAGAAAATACGATACTTCAGTGACAATGTTCTTAAAAAGaatgatgcaatgtttcttcggacatgcatacacGTGATGCAGGaacgacgatatatggaagtttgggtctggtcccGAGTCGCACATGGATAGCCAAAGCGGTGAAGGCGGCTGCTTTCATAAGCGAGAAATCCAAGTTCGAGTTCCAGTCCAGCTCAAATTGACTGTCTTCGGTCATTTATACTGCtcgtggttgttcgtattcgcaactgggaCTATAAAATAGGAAATGTCTCACACCCTACATAAATGCGAAGTCCCACAAGTCAGTACTCAGTAGTATGTAGTGGATGAGGAGGTTGAAGGGCACAGGCAAGCAGTGTCCAGCAAGGCTACGATGATCAGGTGAGCGGCAGCtgcacagtggcttgtggagtgtgtggAGCTGGACCTACGAGCCTGTGATCGGCGGCAGGAGGCGACCGCTTGCGGCAATGGCGAAGCGACTTGGGAGCATAATGCAGGCAGAGTCCTTTGAGGCTGATTGCTGGGCTTCTCATGGAGATGGCTTATGTCCAGAATTGGAGCTTGGAGAGAGCACAGCGGAACTCAGCAACAAGAACTGTCAGCTATGCCTTGGGCGACTGATTATATCCACACCCAGTGGAAGAATGCAAAATTATTTTCCAGGTGGCACATGTCCGGTGCAGGAAAATAGTTTCTTGATCGTGGCACGCCAGGAGTGATGCTAGTACAAAGACCACTGCAGCAGAAATAGAATCAGAGTTCCATATCTGAAGAAAGTTCGAGTCAGTGCTACCCTCAGGAAGAAGCCGATCATGGCTACAGTGTATGGGGGACAGCATGAGGCATGTCGGGATGAGGGCAACTGTCAGATGGTGGATGAGATGTCACGTTGCTGGGAATGAGACCTCGAGGACAACAACGCCCCAAGGGCGTCAGGTGTAGGCAACCAATGGGAGTATGGCATGATCCATGGCAGACCCTGGTGAAGGTGACACGAGATGGTCCAGTGAGGTAGGCAGATGGGGGCCAACTGTCATTAAGAGCTTTGAGAGGGTGGCCGTGGGTGCATCCCAAGCCTGCctagaatggaatggaatggaaagagGAATGTGCTGTGATGTGGTTCTCATCACCAAAGAACTGGGAGAGAGTTCGGGAATGGCAGCAGTGATCAATGAGAAGGTGGAGGAACGCAGAGAACTGTAAGGGAGCTCAGGAAACATATAGACGGATCGATAGCTGACAGGGTGCGTGTGCACCATGGAAGAAGAAAGGGCACACGAGTAAGTGCATGTGCAGTTGTTTGCATTGGGGCACAGCAGTGCATTTTGGAGTGCATTATCGTGCGTGGGAGAGTATTTGCAGCCATTGGTGCATGTTGAGGGAAACAATGATAAACGGTGGTGCACTTTCGTGTGTATTAGAGCGGGCTGGTGCACGTTGGGGAGCTGGAGAAAAGCGAAGAAGAGGAAAACGACAGCGCAGTGCAGGAAAATAGCAAAGAGAGCTGTGGAGGATGGGAACAAGCGACGTAATAATGGAGGTTGCAGGAGGCTGGCGGTGGCTGGGCTGGGGTTGTGAGGGCCGACAGAACCGGTGGCGGAACAGCTTGTGACGCTGGAACCAGTGTCAGAAGGGTCGGTGGTGCAGAAGCCCTTGGGGCAGGAGCCAGTAGCGCATGGGCCAGTGGCACAGGAGCTGGTAGTGCGACTGAACGAGGGCCTGGCAGCGTCGGAAGCGGAGAAAGAGGCGTTTCCACAGGTGCCTGACACGACACCTGCGGGTAGGAAAAGGAGGGAAGTCGGCAGTCTGCCTGCGCAGCATCTGCAGTAGCGCTTGCTGTGAGGTCCGCAGTTGTTCCCAGCCTTGCCATGGTGATCACACAGATGGGAAGAGGGTCTATGAAAGATACGTCACACACATAAGAATGTTCCTTATTGCCACTTTTATAATTATGACTGCAAGGGGAACAACACACTAACTGAAATGCCACTGGTGGTGATGAACAATGCTTTTTTATGTCGCTGAACAAGGAACTCGAATGATCAGAAAATAAGAGCCATAATTGTTGGCAAGAAAATAAGTCCCTTCTTGACCACGAGGAATAAGATAAACACTGTACCTACCAATAAGAAGTTCATtcagaatctacactactggccattaaaattgctacaccacgaagatgacgtgctacagacgcgaaatttaaccgacaggaagaagttgctgtgatatgcaaatgattagcttttcagaacattcacacaacgtgctcatatgagaaaagtttccaactgatttctcatacccaaacagcatttaaccggcgttccctggtgaaacgttgttgtgatgcctcgtgtaaggaggagaaacgcgtaccatcacgtttccgactttggtaaaggtcggattgtagcctatcgcgattgcggtttatcgtatcgcgacattgctgctcgcgttggtcgagatccaatgactgttagcagaatatggaatcggtgggttcaggaggcgtgctggatcccaacggcctcgtatcactagcagtcgagctgacaggcatcttatccgcatggctgtaatggatggtgcagccacgtctcaatccctaagtcaacagatgggggcgtttgcaagacaacaaccatctacaccaacagttcgacgacgtttgcagcagcatggactatcagctcggagaccgtggctgcgattacccttgacgctgcatcagagacaggagcgcctgccttggtgttctcaacgacgaacctgggtgcacgaatggcaaaacgtcattttttcggatgaatccaggctctgtttacagcatcatgatggtcgcatccgtgtttggcgacatcgcggtgaacgcacaatggaagcgtgtatgcgccatcgccatactggcgtatcacccggcgtgtgccattggttacacgtctcggtcacctcttgttcgcactgacggcactttgaacagtggacgttacatttcagatgtgttacgacccgtggctctacgcttcattcgatccctgcgaaaccctacatttcagcaggataatgcacgaccgcatgttgcaggtcctgtatgggcctttctggatacggaaaatgttcgactgctgtcctggccagcacattctccagatctctcaccaattgaaaacgtctggtcaatggtggccgagcaactggctcgtcacagtacgccagtcactactcttgatgaactgtggtatcgtgttgaagctgcatgggcagctgtacatgtacacgccatccaagccttgtttgactcaatgtgcaggcgtatcaaggccgttattacggcagaggtggttgttctgggtacagatttctcaggatctatgcacccaaattgcgtgaaaatgtaatcacatgtcagttctagtataatatagttgtccaatgaatacccgtttatcatctgcatttcttcttggtgtagcaattttaatggccagtagtgtatctcattGACCTCGTTCCTCTCGACGAAGTAAAAATATGAGGTGTCCCATTGTGTGTTTCACGCTTAGGAACGCTCCGCAGCTTGAAATTCCATgttgtgacgtcacaaaacacgATCGGCTGGATACGCACGTCCACTTTTGCATCCCGTGTGAGGGCTGATTTAGCGTCCCAGGGCCTCTGCTATCAGTTCAGTTGTGACCTACGAGACTCGGGCCAGTCTCCACGTGGCAGGCTCTCCCGTCCCGCAGGCTACTTGTCGCGGGGCGACCACAACGTGTGGCTGGTGGACTGGCGGCCGCTGTCGGGGGCGCGCTACCGCTGCTCCGTGGTCGGCGTCCctgacgcggcccgccacgtgGCTGCCGCCATCCACAGCCTCGGCCTCCCCGAGCGGAAGATCCACCTCGTCGGCCACAGCATGGGCGCGCAGCTGGCCGCCACTGTCGGCAAGCTGTTCCAGGGACGCCTGCACAGGATCACAGGTGAGTCGGCtccagtgttcgatttgtgcttttaccagtgggggggatgtcttagggggttagtataattatatatgttactagcttggaccgtggcgttacccatggttaaacagttacttataaatagatgttaatgccgaaactcactattcacgcgtaagcactatcagaaaagccatcccttgttagatctttaaaagtacattataggtaaagcttatttacaaaatcatctacatacagatataagaggggaattcaaaaagtaaaggcacatttgtgaaaagttgtacttattctgatgatagaaaactgaaacatgcgttatttttctacataacctcactgcacttcaatgcagttttcccgaagttttacgagtttttttacttcatcagaaaatacgtttatcggctgcatctgtaaccaattttgcaccgcagcaatgacgtcttcatcactttcaaatcttcttccctgtagtgcttccgttaagggtccaaacatgtgaaaatcgcttggagccaggtctggactgtatggtggatgttccagcacctcgaatctcaactcctttgttgcgtcggctgtccgtttggcagaatgtgggcgagcgttatcttgctgcaggatgacacctctccgcagttttccacgacgtttggatctgattgcaggttttagtttcgtacgcaacacatcacatccaccatacaatacatacctggctctaaagcctcgtttacgctggggcgacgtcttgcaacatggtggcatgctacggaaatgtgccgtgcgtcgtcttgtcgtttagttctaaatgtttcgcaatgcttacctactacataacactttttcaaaattaataagcatacatattaatagtatgactgtattaaaaactttcagtgttcggctccacaaatttaaattatatgtgaagttttactccagtgtgtggaaataaacatcccaggttgggatgcataaactaaaaccagtggaggcgatggtctgatgcagaggggggaaatcccccccccccatccccctctgcaaatcgcacactggtcggCTCGCTGTGCAACAGATAACGCTCCAGTCCTGTTCTCCAGCGTCTGGTGGCCTGGTCAGACTCTAAAGCAGGCCTGGCCCAACTGCGCTCCGTGAGCACGAGCGCTGCGGCCCCGCTCCTGCCCGTGCATTGGCGAGGGCGGCTGAGGGTTGAGGAGGAACAGGGCGATGAAGGCTGTAGCCGGACCTCACCAGGGCTGGGCGGTCGCCTTGTCAGCCGCCGAGCAGTTTGCCGATAGTACTACTTGTTTTAAACTAGATTTACGTTCTGCATTGGGAGCGCTATGGCATGTACGAACGTGGCTAAAACCGAAAAACTTGAGAAGCCACTTGAAATGACACATTACGACGCAGAGAGATACAATACTTTAAattctgcgccaaagattaaattgagaggaatgTAGAAAATAATCTCTGGAATGTCCATATTTGATTCACTCTTGTTTCGTACTCGAAGAAGGAGCTAAACTTTCGCTTGTTAGCTTGtattagagttgggcaacacgattctttttcccgattcgattcctacgattcaatctcacattgcgaatcgattcctacgattcgttcacgattcattatagtttgcgatggcacgattcttacggaatgcaaaaagttctacatcttattcacagatggcaggacaggtctaaaattgtcaatggggttagaatcgaactgataagatatgccagaaatagtttatttatgagtaaacatgcatatgacgttacaagtgtgattctcgatttatacgtgtaatgccttaattgttgaaaggtcacgtttgatttgattgcatctattgttttatttcagtatgccaggaaagaggggTCGATTTGTGCGGAAGGtgatgcaaaattacgtggtatgccagtttggttgtgtggcttgaacgcgcctaactacagacgtctgttttataataacaaaatctagcagtgaggcagacgtggtttgcctCAGATCATTctaagtttttctgtgctaagatgtctttccaagtccacatcacccttgtaattcataacgcagctgacagccctctgtttgtctgagaacttgccgctgtcactactatttacgtgagaagacgacatacttcaaaACAATAGGATTCAATCCTATACGtcgacattacttcactaaaatttaatacgAATCTGAACAggataacattcgaaaactcgaactggaaattattaattaaaaagcttttgtttaaagacggtatCACACGGGGACCCGCCAAGAAAGGTATTGGTTAGAGTGTCTACATtctctctatataggctctgtaatattggtctagtgcgaCAGCCATTAAGTGGCAGGACTGGTGGAACTAACAGAATTAGCAAATTAGCAGTGAAGtgatgtcgctgtatacgattgtatcctacactttagaaaaaaaatggttcaaatggctctgggcactatgggactcaactgctgaggtcattagtcccctagaacttagaactagttaaacctaactaacctaaggacatcacacacatccatgcccgaggcaggattcgaacctgcgaccgtagcggtctcgcggttccagactgcagcgcctagaaccgcacggcaacttagACCGGCTAaactttagaagtatgtcgtcttctcacataaatagtagtggcagaagcaacttctcagacaaattaaaagcaaaatacctatgctttgtatttcgacgaaacaaaagttaagctaaatttgcagtgtgtgaggGCTGACAGTTGCTTTATAGTGAAATATAAGGGGCTatggaattggaaagagcacagaaaaacgtaggatgatacgaatccgcgcatgtgcactatcagcttggttttcacgagtaatattacggcccacgaacttcgtttgttcgttccgagcttcctttgttcacaggcatcctccacgtgactgccatctggcggtcgtaatcattcggcacgactctgcATGATtccggaagttgccttcgaagcatagcgtactaagaatcgatgaatcgttggaacttggaatcgtcacgactcggaaacacgcaatcgttcttacgattcttttgaacgacgattcgtccgtatcacgattcgattcttacgattctttatttagagtctgaacgaacgactcattcacgaatcgccacaactctagctTGTgtgggatggacgtaatttttggtgtgtgctgaaaggcagccatcttgttagtatttatgaTTTGTGCGACGAACATAGCAAGTCGTATTGtattgtgaataaaaaaatagtgaaaagtatccaagttttatgagaattatttaaagcgacaTAGCATTGTATTCCCTTGTTTCCACCGTCTTCGGTGAAGGAAACCGATGTCGACTTAGGAAGATGCGCATGGTCAACAAAGAGAaaaacatcgatggcgactaatgaattaatattgtggcagaaggactaattctacgtttaaggtgagaactctgaataaatcaacaatgacgtagaattcaaaaatattattaatcggaattgtaaattatattacaggcaaatttcacgcagcactgaatttgtccgcattcaagccggtcaatacagtccgtaaaaaagacTTTCAAAAACCAGTTATTTTATCTCGACAACAAAAAAtcccaaaattaaaatattattattaataatttttaaactATTTTATTTCGCTGCACACTTGTTCAGTGCCGAATGGGAACTGCCACACTTTCGTACTTATGTACCTGCTTGCACAATAAGAAATTAGCCAAATAATTTTAAGACTGAAACAGAAAATATCTCCAGGATCTGACGGGATCTTTGCCGAAGTAATACAAGCGTTTTCTTACCaactaaatatatttatttgtgcGATCTGTACAATGAGTGCCTCTAGCAAGGGAGAGTCCCTGCACCATAGAAGAACGCTGAAGTGGTAATAATTAATAAAGGACAAGACAAGGATCCAGTGATACCCAAATCCCACATACCAGTTTGACTTTTGAACGTCCTTggcaagatatttgaaaaactattaTGCAAAAGATTGCAATATCACGGGATGAGCCCTCACCAGTACAGTTTAGAAGTGGCAAGTCAACTGAAGACACAATTAATAAGGTGATCTCGCTAGCAATGGATACTCATTCTATGTATGCTGTAGTGATGATAACTGATATTGCTGGCACTTTGCATAACCTATGTTGGCCATCATAGAAAGGGATTTGGACTGTCCAGAAGCGCTGTGTCACTGCTAGAGAGATTAATGCCACAGGCGACATGCTTATTTAACATGCCCAGGAAAACAGTAACAAAAGTCTGTCCGCAGGGGTCAGTGCATGGTCCAAAGTTTTGGTATGTAGCACTGGAGCCCATACTACAGAAGTTACATGACAGCGGTAACACAAG
This Schistocerca nitens isolate TAMUIC-IGC-003100 chromosome 1, iqSchNite1.1, whole genome shotgun sequence DNA region includes the following protein-coding sequences:
- the LOC126240636 gene encoding pancreatic triacylglycerol lipase-like, producing the protein MRPRGQQRPKGVRCRQPMGVWHDPWQTLVKVTRDGPLVTLEPVSEGSVVQKPLGQEPVAHGPVAQELVVRLNEGLAASEAEKEAFPQVPDTTPAGYLSRGDHNVWLVDWRPLSGARYRCSVVGVPDAARHVAAAIHSLGLPERKIHLVGHSMGAQLAATVGKLFQGRLHRITALDPALPLFSILSHVTSISAGDAQNVDVIHTDGGIYGIMGPVGTVDFYPNAGTRRQPGCSPELILINDLCSHHRSFMMYAESLMRPMAFPAVWCTSWKEFTSGNCNNTQTAYMGILATTESNTRGSYFLRTSTSFPFGLGKEGIYVPQLPTTASPLPENEIRGHSG